In a genomic window of Oceaniferula marina:
- a CDS encoding RHS repeat-associated core domain-containing protein, translating to MMKTSKPGLNYYAYRYYDPVTGRWKSWDPIEEKVGLNVYGFVGNGELFC from the coding sequence ATGATGAAAACTTCAAAACCCGGGCTCAACTACTACGCATACAGGTATTACGATCCGGTGACTGGGAGGTGGAAGAGTTGGGATCCAATTGAAGAGAAAGTCGGGTTGAATGTGTATGGGTTTGTTGGGAATGGTGAGCTCTTCTGTTAG
- a CDS encoding Glu/Leu/Phe/Val dehydrogenase, whose protein sequence is MKKDLMRNKVFAMAASQFDRTADFLGLDNAVRERCKWPKRLITVTVPIQRDSGETEVFFGYRVQHHLSRGPVKGGLRFHPDVNLGEVAALAMWMNWKCALMDLPYGGGKGGVSCDPRQMSEHEMESVTRRFATEILPFIGPETDVMAPDMGTNAQTMAWITDVYSTHKGYLAPDIVTGKPVELQGSQGRDMATGHGVAFLITRAFSKLKIKEKDASAIIQGFGNVGYHAARTLSRYGVSIRGISDVTGAVWNEAGIDVDKLKEYADKTGGVIGFPDAAPIDPDDLLIQPCDALVPAALERVINDKNAQQLQCRVLAEGANGPTTPNADAIIEQRDDIFLIPDILCNAGGVTVSYFEWVQNLQRYQWTEEEVITKLETKLETAFEKVIWFSEQNKTPHRVSALALGISEVAATKSIRGLFP, encoded by the coding sequence GTGAAAAAGGACTTGATGCGCAATAAAGTATTCGCCATGGCCGCCAGTCAGTTTGACCGGACGGCTGATTTTCTGGGACTCGACAATGCCGTTCGTGAACGCTGCAAATGGCCAAAACGGCTGATCACTGTCACCGTTCCCATTCAACGGGACAGCGGGGAAACCGAAGTCTTTTTCGGCTACCGCGTCCAGCACCACCTGTCCCGAGGACCAGTCAAAGGTGGGCTACGCTTCCACCCGGATGTCAATCTTGGTGAAGTCGCCGCACTGGCGATGTGGATGAACTGGAAATGCGCCCTGATGGACCTCCCCTACGGTGGCGGCAAGGGTGGCGTCTCATGTGACCCGCGCCAAATGAGCGAACACGAAATGGAAAGTGTCACCCGCCGCTTTGCCACCGAAATCCTCCCCTTCATTGGCCCGGAAACCGATGTCATGGCTCCCGATATGGGCACCAATGCCCAGACCATGGCATGGATCACCGACGTCTATTCCACCCATAAAGGCTACCTGGCACCCGACATCGTCACCGGTAAACCGGTTGAACTTCAAGGGTCCCAGGGCAGAGACATGGCCACCGGTCACGGCGTGGCTTTCCTCATCACCCGAGCCTTCTCCAAACTAAAGATCAAGGAAAAGGATGCCAGTGCCATTATCCAGGGCTTTGGTAACGTCGGCTATCACGCGGCCCGCACCCTTTCGCGTTACGGAGTGAGTATCCGGGGTATCTCTGACGTCACTGGCGCAGTCTGGAATGAAGCTGGAATTGATGTGGACAAACTCAAGGAATACGCCGATAAGACCGGCGGCGTGATAGGATTCCCAGATGCTGCCCCCATCGATCCAGACGACTTGCTCATCCAACCTTGCGATGCACTCGTCCCGGCAGCCTTGGAGCGTGTCATCAACGATAAAAATGCCCAGCAGCTCCAATGCCGGGTGCTCGCCGAAGGCGCCAACGGCCCAACCACACCGAATGCCGATGCCATCATCGAGCAGCGAGATGACATCTTCCTCATCCCGGACATTCTCTGCAATGCCGGAGGTGTCACCGTTTCCTACTTCGAGTGGGTTCAAAACCTGCAGCGTTATCAGTGGACTGAAGAAGAAGTGATCACCAAACTCGAAACCAAACTCGAAACGGCCTTTGAAAAAGTGATCTGGTTCTCCGAGCAAAACAAAACCCCGCACCGGGTGTCGGCTCTCGCACTCGGCATCAGTGAAGTGGCAGCCACCAAATCCATCCGCGGTCTCTTTCCCTAA
- a CDS encoding DUF456 domain-containing protein, producing MIDYFQNLDYGVAWTGLAWVVTSCLLVLGFIGTLVPFLPGHLILFFAAIAHRLMLGAESGVEWWTFVVLGVLLTVSQVLEFMSGAVGTRWFGGSRWGAAGALVGGIVGLFFMPFGLILGPLIGSMLFEFLLAKKEVKPATVSGIGSVLGTVAGLLIKMVVGVMMIVWFIVDVIWV from the coding sequence GTGATTGATTATTTTCAGAATTTGGACTACGGCGTGGCGTGGACGGGTTTGGCCTGGGTGGTGACCTCCTGCCTGCTGGTGCTTGGGTTTATCGGCACCTTGGTTCCGTTTTTACCCGGGCATTTGATCCTCTTTTTTGCGGCGATTGCCCATCGTCTGATGCTGGGTGCCGAGTCGGGTGTCGAGTGGTGGACTTTTGTGGTGTTGGGAGTGCTGCTGACGGTCTCGCAGGTTCTTGAATTTATGAGTGGGGCGGTGGGAACGCGCTGGTTTGGGGGAAGTCGGTGGGGCGCAGCCGGAGCCTTGGTTGGTGGGATTGTGGGTCTTTTTTTTATGCCTTTTGGTCTGATTCTCGGACCTTTGATTGGTTCGATGTTGTTTGAGTTTTTATTGGCGAAAAAAGAGGTCAAACCTGCGACGGTTTCAGGGATTGGGTCGGTGCTGGGCACGGTGGCCGGTCTGCTGATCAAAATGGTGGTCGGGGTGATGATGATCGTTTGGTTTATTGTGGATGTGATTTGGGTATAG
- a CDS encoding MDR family NADPH-dependent oxidoreductase, which translates to MLHSTFNEFGQPTEVTSIKESPTPELQADSVRVRMITSPINPADINLIQGIYGIRPELPAIPGIEGCGEIIESQSSKFEAGDRVILIEHVGTWAEEVVCPESAVLKIPKETPADQASMLKVNPLTAWCMLTQFIELPKGSWVIQNAGNSGVGACVIQIAKLLGLRTINLVRRESLVPELEAIGADHVLIDDNDVAEKVKEITAGEAPKLALNAVGGDSALRLMDVLAPQGFHVTYGAMSRRSLKVPNKFLIFKRIQLHGFWVTKWMEAEDPSKVETIYAQLAQWMLEGKLAQPIDSSYPLSEITTALTRAQEDQRDGKVLITMS; encoded by the coding sequence ATGTTACACTCCACATTCAACGAATTCGGTCAACCGACCGAAGTGACCAGCATCAAGGAATCCCCCACTCCGGAACTCCAAGCCGACAGCGTCCGGGTCCGGATGATCACCTCACCCATCAACCCCGCCGATATCAACCTGATTCAAGGTATCTACGGTATCCGCCCCGAGCTTCCCGCCATTCCGGGAATCGAGGGTTGCGGCGAAATCATCGAAAGCCAAAGCTCGAAGTTCGAGGCCGGTGACCGGGTGATCCTGATCGAACACGTCGGTACCTGGGCCGAAGAAGTCGTTTGCCCCGAGTCCGCGGTGCTCAAAATTCCAAAAGAAACGCCGGCCGACCAGGCATCCATGCTCAAGGTGAACCCCCTGACCGCCTGGTGTATGCTGACCCAATTCATCGAACTCCCGAAAGGCTCGTGGGTCATCCAAAATGCCGGAAACTCAGGCGTCGGAGCCTGCGTCATCCAAATCGCCAAATTGCTTGGCCTGCGCACCATCAACCTGGTGCGGAGGGAATCACTTGTGCCTGAACTCGAAGCCATTGGAGCCGACCACGTCCTCATCGACGACAACGATGTGGCGGAGAAAGTCAAAGAAATCACCGCCGGTGAAGCCCCGAAACTTGCCCTCAACGCCGTTGGCGGCGACAGCGCGCTTCGCCTGATGGATGTGCTCGCCCCGCAAGGCTTCCATGTCACTTATGGTGCCATGAGCCGACGCAGCCTGAAGGTGCCCAACAAATTCCTGATCTTCAAACGCATCCAACTTCATGGCTTCTGGGTCACCAAGTGGATGGAAGCCGAAGATCCAAGCAAGGTGGAAACCATCTACGCCCAACTCGCACAGTGGATGCTCGAAGGAAAACTGGCCCAGCCAATCGACTCCAGCTACCCGCTCAGTGAGATCACCACGGCCCTCACCCGTGCCCAGGAAGACCAACGGGACGGCAAGGTGCTGATCACCATGTCTTGA